A single genomic interval of Antarcticibacterium arcticum harbors:
- the gldA gene encoding gliding motility-associated ABC transporter ATP-binding subunit GldA, whose product MSISVHEISKYYGDQKALDKVSFTIEKGEIVGFLGPNGAGKSTLMKILTGYLAPSEGMAGVNNHMLPAELSKVQKSVGYLPEHNPLYTEMYVREYLEFNAAIFGTEKSRIEEVIKLTGLAPEANKKISQLSKGYRQRVGLAAALLHDPEVLILDEPTTGLDPNQLTEIRNLILAIAKEQPDGKPGKTIFLSTHIMQEVEAICDRVIIINHGKIVADKKMKELRDEKEQIIHVEFDYRIEEVALQRIPHLTLAKNIGGFHYQLHFDTATDMRPAVFDFAHDNGLKTLQLNRKTKNLETLFAELTAP is encoded by the coding sequence ATGTCCATTTCGGTTCATGAAATTTCAAAATATTACGGCGATCAAAAAGCGCTGGACAAAGTATCTTTCACCATAGAAAAAGGTGAGATCGTAGGTTTTCTTGGACCTAATGGTGCAGGGAAGTCTACTCTTATGAAGATCCTTACGGGCTATCTGGCGCCCAGTGAAGGAATGGCCGGAGTTAATAATCATATGCTGCCGGCTGAACTTTCGAAAGTACAGAAGAGCGTGGGATACCTGCCCGAACACAATCCCCTTTATACTGAAATGTATGTAAGGGAATACCTGGAATTTAATGCCGCAATTTTTGGGACAGAAAAGTCCCGTATTGAAGAAGTCATTAAATTAACGGGTCTTGCTCCCGAGGCCAATAAAAAGATCTCGCAACTTTCCAAGGGATACAGGCAAAGAGTAGGACTGGCAGCCGCCCTTTTACACGACCCCGAAGTTCTTATCCTTGATGAACCTACTACCGGCCTGGATCCAAATCAACTTACCGAAATAAGAAACCTAATCCTGGCAATTGCCAAAGAACAACCCGATGGCAAACCGGGAAAGACCATTTTTCTTTCCACCCACATTATGCAGGAAGTGGAGGCTATATGTGACCGGGTGATCATTATTAACCACGGGAAAATAGTGGCCGATAAAAAAATGAAGGAGCTGCGGGATGAGAAAGAACAAATCATTCACGTAGAATTTGATTACCGTATTGAAGAAGTGGCGTTGCAACGAATACCGCATTTAACCCTGGCCAAAAATATTGGCGGTTTCCATTATCAATTGCATTTTGATACCGCAACAGATATGAGGCCCGCCGTTTTTGACTTTGCCCATGATAACGGACTTAAAACCCTTCAGCTTAACAGAAAAACCAAAAACCTTGAAACCTTATTTGCTGAATTGACGGCGCCCTAG
- a CDS encoding head GIN domain-containing protein, which yields MKKIVLLLLMVILSSGCDKEDAPACLQAAGELTSREVDVQPFDELIVYGRIKLFIEQGPEHKVVIEDGVNLIGNITATVENGRLSLKNNNTCNFFREYNTTTVYVTVPDLTWLQNAGNNTLESVGTLNFPNIWLRSFNQEKDKEIYTNGDFKLDLVSNYIRITGDNYSNFFLTGSTDYLNLYIADGDGRFEGERLIADIIEIQHRGTNKLIVNPQKELKGEIRSTGNVISVNKPPVVNIETFYTGKLIFQTP from the coding sequence ATGAAAAAGATCGTATTACTACTTTTAATGGTCATTTTGTCCTCCGGTTGCGACAAGGAGGATGCCCCTGCTTGTCTACAGGCAGCCGGGGAACTAACTTCCAGGGAAGTTGACGTACAGCCTTTTGATGAATTAATAGTATATGGCAGGATAAAACTTTTTATTGAACAGGGGCCTGAACATAAAGTTGTTATTGAAGATGGGGTAAACCTTATTGGAAATATTACCGCCACTGTAGAAAACGGCAGGCTGAGCCTTAAAAACAATAATACCTGCAATTTTTTCAGAGAATATAATACTACCACTGTATATGTAACGGTGCCGGATCTTACCTGGCTACAAAATGCAGGGAACAATACGTTGGAAAGTGTGGGTACCCTTAATTTTCCCAATATCTGGCTGCGTTCCTTTAATCAGGAAAAAGATAAGGAGATCTATACCAATGGAGATTTTAAACTTGACCTGGTGTCCAATTACATAAGGATAACAGGCGATAATTATTCCAATTTCTTTCTTACAGGTTCAACAGATTATCTCAATCTTTATATCGCTGATGGGGATGGCCGGTTTGAAGGAGAAAGACTTATTGCAGATATAATTGAGATCCAGCACCGTGGCACCAATAAACTTATTGTGAATCCGCAAAAGGAGTTGAAAGGAGAAATAAGAAGTACGGGGAATGTGATCTCTGTAAACAAACCTCCCGTAGTAAACATTGAAACCTTCTATACGGGGAAACTGATATTTCAAACCCCTTAA
- a CDS encoding acyloxyacyl hydrolase encodes MKKIFLGLFLLSFFKLHAQNDPKKYFSLDAGYFYGSIIEHNPHISHLITGHPQGLILSLNQKTYGLDSWEAEYNYPDVGISFTFQDMGNPNLGDNYGLYGHMGFYFLKRNLVFKVGQGLAVNTNPYHPDDNYLNNAYGSRIMSSTYFSGNFQRENIIKGLGFQAGVALIHYSNADFKSPNNSTNTFVINAGLNYLFNAEEQPQYIPKDRTQKFSEPLHYNFVLRGGANTIGIIGSKSYPFLTLSAYADKRINRKSTFQAGAEFFLSGAMEEFIYYQSVTFPRGRTTGEEDGKRLGIFLGHQLSFNKLSLITQLGYYAYYPYDNYVDRLYNRVGLQRVLYKDLFASVTVLAHGANAEAVEFSLGYRL; translated from the coding sequence ATGAAGAAAATTTTCCTTGGCCTTTTTTTGCTTTCATTTTTTAAGCTACATGCCCAAAATGATCCAAAGAAATATTTCTCTTTAGATGCGGGTTATTTTTATGGAAGTATCATAGAACACAATCCGCATATTTCCCATCTCATTACCGGCCACCCGCAAGGGCTCATTTTGAGCCTTAATCAAAAGACGTATGGCCTGGATTCCTGGGAAGCGGAATACAATTATCCCGATGTAGGGATCTCCTTCACTTTTCAGGATATGGGAAACCCAAATCTGGGAGATAATTACGGTTTATACGGGCATATGGGATTCTATTTCCTGAAACGTAATCTCGTTTTTAAAGTAGGGCAGGGCCTGGCGGTAAATACAAACCCCTATCATCCAGATGATAATTATTTGAATAACGCCTATGGATCGCGAATTATGAGTTCCACATATTTCAGCGGAAATTTTCAGCGTGAAAATATAATTAAAGGTCTGGGATTTCAGGCAGGGGTTGCATTAATTCATTATTCCAATGCCGATTTCAAATCGCCGAACAACAGCACGAATACCTTTGTAATAAACGCAGGCTTGAATTATCTCTTTAATGCAGAGGAGCAACCGCAATATATCCCGAAGGACCGCACCCAAAAATTCTCAGAACCCCTTCATTACAATTTTGTCCTGCGTGGCGGCGCAAATACAATTGGAATTATTGGTTCCAAATCATATCCATTCCTCACCCTTTCGGCCTATGCCGATAAAAGGATCAACCGCAAAAGCACCTTCCAGGCTGGTGCCGAATTTTTCCTCTCCGGGGCCATGGAAGAATTTATTTATTACCAGTCTGTCACCTTTCCCAGGGGAAGGACCACTGGTGAAGAAGATGGAAAAAGACTCGGCATATTTCTGGGACATCAGCTTAGCTTCAATAAGCTTTCGTTGATCACGCAGTTGGGTTATTATGCCTATTATCCATATGATAATTATGTAGACCGGCTTTATAACAGGGTTGGGCTGCAACGCGTTTTATATAAAGATCTGTTTGCCTCTGTCACTGTGCTGGCACATGGCGCGAATGCAGAAGCTGTTGAATTTTCATTGGGATACAGGTTATGA
- the metF gene encoding methylenetetrahydrofolate reductase [NAD(P)H] — MKITEHIQAAAGKTLFSFEILPPLKGQHIQSVFDSIDPLMEFNPPFIDVTYHREEYVYIEMENGLLEKRVVRKRPGTVGICAAIQSKYKVDAVPHILCGGFSKEDTENFLIDLDFLGINNVMALRGDAVKSETYFKPEPKGNFFANDLVQQIAGMNQGRFQEEPLENSHSTDFCIGVAGYPEKHMEAPSLEQDIKRLKDKVAAGAEYVVTQMFFDNSKYFEFVQKCKYNGINVPIIPGLKPIATKNQLNLIPHRFKVDLPEDLIQEIAKCKDNTEVRQVGIEWCISQSRELIAAGVPVLHYYSMGKSSNIRAIASAVF; from the coding sequence ATGAAGATAACAGAACACATACAAGCAGCTGCCGGTAAAACATTATTTTCCTTTGAGATCTTACCCCCTTTAAAAGGCCAGCATATCCAGTCCGTTTTTGACAGCATAGACCCGTTGATGGAATTTAATCCTCCGTTTATTGATGTAACCTATCACCGGGAGGAATACGTTTATATAGAAATGGAAAACGGATTACTGGAAAAAAGGGTAGTACGAAAGCGACCCGGCACCGTTGGTATTTGTGCCGCGATACAGAGCAAATATAAGGTGGATGCTGTGCCCCATATTTTGTGTGGCGGTTTTAGTAAAGAGGATACCGAGAATTTTTTGATAGACCTGGATTTCCTGGGAATAAACAATGTAATGGCTCTTCGGGGCGATGCTGTAAAAAGCGAGACCTATTTTAAACCGGAGCCAAAAGGGAATTTTTTTGCCAATGATCTCGTACAACAAATTGCCGGCATGAACCAGGGGCGGTTTCAGGAAGAACCTCTGGAGAATTCACATTCTACAGATTTTTGTATTGGCGTGGCCGGCTATCCTGAAAAACATATGGAGGCCCCAAGCCTGGAACAGGATATTAAACGCTTAAAAGATAAAGTAGCAGCAGGAGCTGAATATGTGGTTACCCAAATGTTCTTTGATAATTCCAAATATTTTGAATTCGTGCAAAAATGTAAGTATAATGGGATTAATGTTCCTATAATTCCCGGTTTAAAACCTATTGCCACCAAAAACCAACTTAATCTTATTCCCCACCGGTTTAAGGTTGACCTGCCGGAAGACCTTATTCAGGAGATTGCTAAATGCAAAGACAATACAGAAGTTCGTCAGGTAGGTATTGAATGGTGCATTAGTCAAAGCAGGGAATTGATAGCGGCGGGAGTACCGGTGTTACATTATTATTCAATGGGAAAAAGTTCCAACATACGGGCCATTGCATCTGCCGTATTTTAA
- a CDS encoding vitamin B12 dependent-methionine synthase activation domain-containing protein, translated as MHSVFLYHAIQAGMNIGIVNPALLDVYDNIPKDLLEHVEDVILDRRDDATERLLAFAENVVGTERENKVDLSWREKPLQERITHALVKGIDAFILEDIEKARQEAARPLEVIEGHLMTGMNVVGDLFGSGKMFLPQVVKSARVMKKAVAYLLPFIDSDKVGPRRQAGKVLLATVKGDVHDIGKNIVGVVLACNNYEIIDLGVMVSPEKIIETAKAENVDVIGLSGLITPSLDEMVHLAKEMQRQNFEVPLLIGGATTSKAHTAVKIDPQYSNAVVHVNDASRAVTVVGDLLKVNSRRKYMEDLKAEYDVFRENFGKRGKIKDYLSIEEARENKYKIDWNTSEIVVPQTTGIKIIEDFDIRNLEEFIDWTPFFRSWELHGKYPGILKDEVVGEQATALFGDAKALLKKIFDEKLLQAKAIYGLFPANSVNDDDIEIIYEGDTEEKRMTFRTLRQQLKKHQGKPNFALADYIAPKESGIQDHLGLFCVSTGFGTEELAKEFEKDHDEYNSIMIKALSDRLAEAFAEYLHKQIRTTEWGYAPQESLTNEELIKESYSGIRPAPGYPACPDHLEKLSIWEVLKVEENIGVKLTESLAMWPAASVSGYYFANPEARYFGVGKIKEDQVRDFAERKGISFEKAEKWLRPNIAD; from the coding sequence ATGCATTCGGTTTTCCTCTACCACGCCATCCAGGCAGGTATGAATATCGGAATTGTAAATCCCGCCTTGCTCGATGTTTATGATAATATCCCCAAAGACCTGCTGGAACATGTGGAAGATGTGATCCTGGACCGGCGGGATGATGCCACCGAGCGGCTATTGGCATTTGCTGAAAATGTTGTTGGAACAGAACGCGAAAACAAAGTTGATCTTTCCTGGAGGGAGAAACCCTTACAAGAGCGCATTACCCATGCCCTTGTTAAAGGAATAGACGCTTTTATCCTGGAAGATATTGAAAAGGCAAGGCAGGAAGCTGCCCGGCCCCTTGAAGTGATCGAAGGCCATTTAATGACCGGGATGAACGTGGTAGGCGACCTGTTTGGAAGCGGGAAAATGTTTTTACCACAGGTGGTCAAATCGGCAAGGGTGATGAAAAAAGCAGTGGCTTATCTTCTCCCTTTCATAGATAGTGATAAGGTGGGCCCCCGCCGTCAGGCCGGTAAAGTGTTGCTTGCTACGGTCAAGGGAGATGTTCACGATATTGGGAAAAATATCGTGGGAGTGGTTTTGGCGTGTAACAATTATGAGATCATAGATCTTGGCGTGATGGTATCCCCGGAAAAGATCATAGAAACAGCAAAAGCCGAAAATGTAGATGTCATTGGCCTTAGCGGACTTATAACCCCATCCCTGGATGAGATGGTGCATTTGGCAAAAGAAATGCAGCGGCAAAATTTTGAGGTGCCATTACTTATTGGGGGTGCCACCACTTCAAAGGCACATACCGCGGTGAAGATAGATCCCCAATATTCAAATGCTGTGGTTCATGTGAATGATGCCTCCAGAGCAGTAACCGTTGTGGGAGATCTTTTAAAAGTTAATTCCCGCAGAAAATATATGGAGGATTTAAAAGCTGAATATGATGTGTTCCGGGAGAATTTTGGAAAGCGCGGCAAGATCAAAGACTACTTATCTATAGAAGAAGCGCGGGAAAACAAATATAAAATCGACTGGAATACTTCAGAAATAGTGGTACCTCAAACAACAGGGATTAAGATTATTGAAGATTTTGACATACGAAACCTGGAGGAATTCATTGACTGGACCCCATTCTTCCGAAGCTGGGAATTACACGGAAAATATCCCGGCATATTAAAAGATGAGGTGGTGGGAGAGCAGGCAACTGCTTTGTTTGGAGACGCTAAAGCCTTGCTGAAAAAGATCTTTGATGAGAAGTTATTGCAGGCCAAAGCTATCTACGGATTATTCCCCGCCAATTCAGTTAATGATGATGATATTGAGATCATATATGAAGGGGACACTGAAGAAAAAAGGATGACATTCCGCACTCTCCGGCAACAATTGAAGAAACATCAGGGAAAGCCAAATTTTGCCCTGGCCGATTATATAGCTCCCAAAGAAAGCGGTATTCAGGACCATCTTGGACTTTTTTGTGTAAGTACAGGTTTTGGGACAGAAGAACTCGCAAAAGAGTTTGAAAAAGATCATGATGAATACAATTCCATTATGATCAAAGCCCTTTCTGACCGACTGGCGGAGGCATTTGCCGAATACCTTCACAAGCAGATTAGAACCACCGAATGGGGATATGCACCGCAGGAGTCGCTTACAAATGAAGAATTGATAAAAGAAAGCTACAGCGGTATACGGCCCGCTCCCGGTTATCCCGCCTGCCCCGATCATTTAGAGAAATTAAGCATTTGGGAAGTTTTGAAAGTTGAAGAAAATATAGGGGTGAAATTAACCGAAAGTCTGGCTATGTGGCCAGCTGCCAGTGTAAGCGGCTATTATTTTGCAAACCCTGAGGCCAGATATTTTGGGGTAGGTAAAATAAAAGAAGACCAGGTAAGGGATTTTGCTGAAAGAAAGGGGATTTCCTTTGAAAAGGCAGAGAAATGGCTGCGACCTAATATTGCAGATTAA
- a CDS encoding homocysteine S-methyltransferase family protein, translating to MSKLEEILSKKILILDGAMGTMLQEYKFTEEDFRGSRFVDWPVPLKGNNDLLSLTQPEAIATIHKKYFLAGADIVETNTFSGTSIAMADYKMEELVYELNYESARIAKKVANEITAKDPGNPRFVAGAIGPTNKTASMSPDVNDPGYRAISFEDLRQAYRLQAKALIEGGVDILLVETVFDTLNAKAALFAIDELKEELGLEIPVMISGTITDASGRTLSGQTAEAFLISISHMNLLSVGFNCALGAKQLTPHLEVLSQKTDFGVSAYPNAGLPNAFGEYDQSAGQMAQQVKEYLEKGLVNILGGCCGTTPAHIKAIAEVAKNYKPRVIKIKEHLISEV from the coding sequence ATGTCAAAATTAGAAGAAATTCTATCCAAAAAAATACTCATTCTTGACGGTGCCATGGGCACTATGTTGCAGGAATATAAATTCACCGAAGAGGATTTTCGGGGCTCCCGTTTCGTGGACTGGCCTGTTCCTCTCAAGGGGAATAATGATCTGCTTTCCTTAACCCAGCCCGAGGCCATAGCTACTATCCATAAAAAATATTTCCTTGCAGGAGCAGATATTGTGGAAACCAATACCTTTTCCGGCACCAGCATCGCAATGGCCGACTATAAGATGGAGGAACTTGTGTATGAACTCAATTATGAAAGTGCCCGCATCGCAAAAAAGGTGGCCAATGAGATCACGGCTAAAGATCCCGGAAATCCGCGCTTTGTCGCCGGGGCAATAGGACCTACCAATAAAACCGCCAGCATGAGCCCGGATGTTAATGATCCCGGGTATAGGGCTATTTCATTTGAGGATTTAAGGCAGGCATACAGGTTACAAGCTAAGGCATTGATAGAAGGAGGGGTGGATATACTCCTTGTAGAAACGGTTTTTGATACTTTAAATGCCAAAGCCGCGCTTTTTGCAATAGATGAGTTAAAAGAAGAATTGGGCCTTGAAATTCCGGTTATGATAAGTGGTACCATTACAGACGCTTCAGGAAGAACACTTTCAGGTCAAACCGCAGAAGCTTTTCTCATTTCCATTTCCCATATGAACCTGTTAAGCGTTGGTTTTAACTGTGCGCTTGGCGCCAAACAGCTTACGCCTCACCTTGAGGTCTTGTCGCAAAAGACCGACTTTGGAGTTTCAGCTTATCCCAATGCTGGTTTGCCCAATGCGTTTGGGGAATATGACCAGAGTGCCGGCCAAATGGCCCAACAAGTGAAGGAATACCTCGAGAAAGGCCTTGTAAATATCCTGGGAGGCTGCTGCGGAACTACGCCGGCTCATATAAAGGCTATTGCAGAAGTGGCTAAAAATTACAAGCCGCGGGTAATAAAGATTAAAGAACATTTAATTTCTGAAGTGTAG
- a CDS encoding OsmC family protein — translation MKISLKRLNENYHFETKNERGDIVYLDNKSEPNPQGASPMELLLMGIAGCSSIDIVMILRKQKIELEDLQMEVVGSRVDGAVPNVFTGIKLNVYLKGDFSPEKARRAVDLSIDKYCSVSKMLEKTAEISYDVYLNGDLVEL, via the coding sequence ATGAAGATCTCCCTTAAAAGGCTTAACGAAAATTACCATTTTGAAACAAAGAATGAACGTGGTGATATTGTTTATTTAGACAATAAATCGGAACCCAATCCACAAGGTGCAAGTCCTATGGAATTGTTGCTTATGGGGATAGCCGGATGTAGTAGTATAGATATAGTAATGATCCTGCGAAAGCAAAAGATCGAGCTGGAAGACCTGCAAATGGAGGTAGTGGGATCAAGGGTAGACGGGGCAGTTCCCAATGTATTTACGGGAATCAAGCTTAATGTTTATTTAAAAGGAGACTTTTCACCTGAAAAAGCCCGTCGCGCCGTAGATCTTTCGATAGACAAATATTGTTCGGTTTCGAAAATGTTGGAGAAAACTGCCGAGATAAGCTATGACGTTTATCTAAACGGCGATCTGGTAGAATTATAA
- a CDS encoding trans-sulfuration enzyme family protein: protein MSSNLHFETAAIRNQMERTHFQEHSSPVYLTSSYIFDDAEDMRASFSDEKERNIYSRFSNPNTSEFAEKVAAMEGAEAGHAFATGMAAVFSTLAALLDSGDHILSARSVFGSTHTLFAKYFPKWNISHTFFNVDEVEAIENLILPETKLIFAETPTNPGVDILDLQLLGEVARKHNLLLVVDNCFATPYLQNPIQYGADLVIHSATKLMDGQGRVLGGVTVGRAHLIREIYLFSRNTGPALSPFNAWILSKSLETLAVRLDRHCENALKVAEFLEGEEKAENVKYPFLRSHPQYEIAKRQMKLGGNIISFEIQGGLLAGREFIDKVSLCSRTANLGDTRTIVTHPASTTHSKLSEDERQEAGITPGLIRISIGLEHVEDIIKDLQKALI from the coding sequence ATGTCTTCCAATCTACATTTTGAAACAGCGGCAATTAGAAACCAAATGGAACGCACTCATTTCCAGGAGCATTCATCACCGGTATACCTTACCTCCAGTTATATTTTTGACGATGCAGAAGATATGCGGGCATCATTTTCAGATGAAAAGGAAAGAAATATTTACAGTAGGTTTTCCAATCCAAATACATCAGAATTTGCTGAAAAAGTTGCTGCGATGGAGGGAGCAGAGGCCGGGCATGCTTTTGCCACGGGCATGGCAGCGGTGTTTTCTACCCTTGCCGCTCTGCTGGACAGCGGGGACCATATTTTATCTGCCCGATCTGTTTTTGGATCTACTCACACGCTATTTGCCAAATATTTTCCTAAATGGAATATTTCACATACATTTTTCAATGTAGATGAAGTTGAAGCCATTGAAAATCTTATCCTCCCCGAGACAAAGCTTATTTTTGCCGAAACCCCCACAAATCCCGGAGTGGATATCCTGGATCTGCAATTACTGGGGGAGGTGGCCCGGAAGCACAATTTACTACTGGTTGTAGATAATTGCTTTGCCACTCCTTATTTGCAAAACCCGATACAATATGGTGCTGATCTGGTCATTCACTCGGCCACTAAACTTATGGACGGGCAGGGAAGGGTCCTTGGAGGTGTTACCGTGGGACGGGCTCATTTGATTAGGGAGATCTATCTTTTTTCCAGGAATACCGGTCCGGCACTTTCTCCCTTCAATGCCTGGATCCTCTCTAAAAGTCTGGAAACCCTTGCGGTTAGGCTGGACAGGCACTGTGAGAATGCTTTGAAAGTGGCCGAATTCCTGGAAGGGGAGGAAAAAGCAGAGAATGTAAAATATCCATTTTTAAGATCTCATCCACAGTATGAGATAGCTAAGAGACAAATGAAATTGGGAGGTAATATAATTTCCTTCGAGATCCAGGGAGGGCTATTGGCTGGCAGGGAGTTTATTGATAAGGTGAGCTTATGTTCAAGAACTGCCAATCTGGGAGATACCCGTACAATAGTTACCCACCCCGCCTCTACCACACACAGTAAACTGAGTGAAGATGAAAGGCAGGAAGCCGGAATTACTCCCGGCCTTATTAGAATTTCAATTGGACTTGAACATGTTGAGGATATTATTAAGGATTTGCAGAAAGCATTAATATAG
- a CDS encoding homoserine dehydrogenase family protein gives MKKINIVLFGVGKVGSVLIKQVLALQEQLNRQGELEINIPVIVNSTTAFFEKKGVKSTWEADFSNFGVPYKLQDIITYVHKNNYENLIAVDATASDEIIHNYELLVNNGFHLVAANKVANTLSSKFYNNLRVQLQENRKQFLYETNVGAGLPVVETLKSLYASGEKVTKVRGVFSGSLSYIFNTFSESDRRFDEVLTDAGLQGFTEPDPRMDLSGKDVARKLLILARELGLKKELSEIKIQDLVPVHLNGSSSRENFFQNKEDLNEDFEVLRNSLKRGEVIRHIGELNVKTGELEVKLVTEEKTSPFGSLRHADASFEIYTESYGERPLVIQGAGAGAAVTARGLLSDILKLSGKLN, from the coding sequence ATGAAAAAAATAAACATAGTGCTCTTTGGAGTAGGTAAAGTAGGTAGTGTTCTCATAAAACAGGTGCTGGCATTGCAGGAACAGTTGAACCGGCAGGGCGAGCTTGAAATAAATATTCCCGTAATCGTGAACTCCACCACGGCATTTTTTGAAAAGAAGGGAGTAAAATCAACCTGGGAAGCCGATTTCAGCAATTTTGGGGTGCCTTACAAATTACAGGATATTATTACCTACGTACATAAAAACAACTATGAAAATCTTATAGCTGTAGATGCTACTGCAAGTGATGAGATAATTCATAATTACGAACTGCTGGTTAATAATGGTTTTCATTTGGTAGCTGCCAATAAAGTGGCCAATACCTTGTCTTCCAAATTTTATAACAACCTGAGAGTACAACTGCAGGAAAACAGGAAGCAGTTTTTGTATGAAACCAATGTAGGGGCAGGGTTGCCGGTTGTTGAAACCCTGAAAAGTTTATATGCTTCAGGAGAAAAAGTTACAAAGGTAAGAGGTGTGTTTTCAGGATCGCTCAGCTATATTTTCAATACTTTTTCTGAAAGCGACAGGCGCTTTGATGAGGTTTTAACCGATGCCGGGTTACAGGGATTTACAGAGCCCGATCCCCGAATGGACCTCTCAGGAAAAGATGTAGCGCGAAAACTGCTTATCCTTGCCCGGGAGCTGGGCTTAAAGAAAGAACTTTCAGAAATTAAGATCCAGGACCTTGTACCCGTTCACCTTAACGGGAGCAGTAGCAGGGAAAACTTTTTTCAGAATAAAGAGGACCTGAATGAGGATTTCGAAGTATTGAGAAATTCCCTGAAACGCGGGGAAGTGATAAGGCACATTGGAGAATTGAACGTAAAAACCGGCGAACTGGAAGTAAAACTGGTAACCGAGGAAAAAACCTCCCCTTTTGGCAGTTTACGCCATGCCGATGCCTCTTTCGAGATCTATACCGAATCCTATGGAGAAAGACCGCTGGTGATACAGGGCGCCGGCGCCGGTGCTGCGGTGACCGCACGCGGGTTGCTTTCAGATATTCTTAAACTTTCCGGTAAATTAAATTAA
- a CDS encoding alpha/beta fold hydrolase, whose protein sequence is MLYKITVPDFKNSTGSVQDIRFSYETFGPELGKAPVILVNHALSGNSKVTGSKGWWNAVVGDGKSIDTGKFTVLAFNMPGNGYDEDPANLLHNYKEFTLRDFAEIYSRALSHLGITSLYAGIGGSIGGALLWEMAVLRPELFQHIIPVATDYKATQWLRALCKVQEQILNNSAHPLRDARMHAMTFYRSPQSLHEKFVSSHIPKGSGTIETWLEYHGTKLEERFQLATYKLMNHLLTTVDISNGRGDHLTAAAGIEGSIHIITVNSDLFFLPGDNWETYVNLSLIKPEMSIHEIRSIHGHDAFLIEYAQLSQFLNSIFNNKKDQNEKNKHSALWSR, encoded by the coding sequence ATGCTTTATAAAATAACAGTCCCCGATTTTAAAAATTCAACAGGATCGGTACAGGATATTAGGTTTAGCTATGAAACCTTTGGGCCGGAGCTGGGAAAGGCTCCCGTTATACTGGTTAATCATGCCTTGAGCGGAAATTCAAAAGTTACCGGTTCAAAAGGATGGTGGAATGCAGTGGTGGGAGACGGCAAAAGCATTGACACGGGAAAATTTACGGTCCTGGCTTTTAATATGCCGGGTAACGGGTATGATGAAGATCCGGCTAATTTGCTTCACAATTATAAAGAATTTACGCTTCGCGATTTTGCTGAGATCTATTCCCGGGCCTTGTCTCATTTAGGGATAACCAGCCTTTATGCAGGAATTGGCGGATCTATTGGTGGAGCGCTTCTTTGGGAAATGGCTGTGCTCAGGCCGGAATTATTTCAACATATTATCCCGGTAGCTACAGATTATAAGGCCACTCAATGGTTAAGGGCGTTATGTAAAGTTCAGGAGCAAATTCTTAATAATTCGGCACATCCACTTAGGGATGCAAGGATGCACGCAATGACCTTTTACAGAAGTCCGCAGTCGCTGCACGAGAAATTTGTTTCTTCCCATATACCCAAAGGATCCGGGACCATTGAAACCTGGTTGGAATATCACGGTACAAAGTTGGAAGAACGTTTTCAGCTGGCCACATATAAATTGATGAACCACCTGCTAACCACTGTAGATATTAGCAATGGTAGGGGAGACCATTTAACCGCCGCCGCGGGAATAGAGGGTAGCATTCATATTATCACTGTAAATTCAGACCTGTTTTTTCTGCCGGGAGACAATTGGGAAACCTATGTAAACCTTTCCCTCATAAAACCGGAAATGTCAATTCACGAAATAAGGTCCATTCACGGGCACGACGCATTTCTTATAGAATATGCACAGTTGTCGCAATTTTTAAATTCCATTTTTAATAATAAAAAAGATCAAAATGAAAAAAATAAACATAGTGCTCTTTGGAGTAGGTAA